Proteins from a single region of Stappia sp. ES.058:
- a CDS encoding DMT family transporter, with amino-acid sequence MTPPDNGRAVAIMMLAMMGFIFNDSFVKLVSENLPLGQIMFLRGVFALALLLVICIANGSIRRFPRLLNRWVGVRVFAEVVATMFYLTALFHLPIANATAILQALPLLVTAGAAIFLGAPVGWRRWTAIVVGFCGVLLIVRPGMAGFDAWALVALAGVMFMVLRDLSTNVLPAHIPTLGVSFATLCGVSVMGLVLSTTETWPMPTAKELIFLATAAGFILVGFTCLISAMRMGDISMVAPFRYSIILWAILIGYVVWGDVPDLPTLAGIAILVATGLYSLMRERKRLHAPGPASKTGLRGS; translated from the coding sequence ATGACACCCCCCGACAACGGGCGCGCCGTCGCCATCATGATGCTCGCCATGATGGGTTTCATCTTCAACGACAGCTTCGTCAAGCTCGTGTCGGAAAACCTCCCGCTTGGTCAGATCATGTTCCTGCGCGGGGTCTTCGCGCTTGCGCTCCTGCTGGTCATCTGTATCGCCAATGGTTCGATCCGGCGGTTTCCGCGCCTGTTGAACCGTTGGGTTGGCGTGCGGGTCTTTGCCGAGGTCGTCGCGACCATGTTCTACCTGACGGCCTTGTTTCACCTGCCGATTGCCAATGCGACCGCGATCCTTCAGGCGTTGCCCTTGCTGGTGACAGCCGGGGCGGCGATCTTTCTCGGAGCGCCGGTCGGCTGGCGGCGCTGGACGGCGATCGTCGTCGGGTTTTGCGGGGTTCTGCTCATCGTCCGCCCCGGTATGGCGGGCTTCGATGCCTGGGCGCTCGTCGCGCTTGCCGGCGTGATGTTCATGGTTCTGCGCGATCTCTCGACCAACGTCCTGCCGGCCCATATCCCCACCCTCGGCGTTTCCTTTGCCACCTTGTGCGGGGTCTCGGTGATGGGCCTCGTGCTGTCCACGACCGAGACATGGCCGATGCCGACGGCAAAGGAACTGATCTTCCTGGCCACCGCGGCCGGTTTTATTCTCGTCGGATTCACATGTCTTATCAGCGCGATGCGGATGGGCGACATCTCGATGGTTGCGCCCTTTCGCTACTCCATCATTCTGTGGGCGATCCTGATCGGATATGTGGTTTGGGGCGATGTTCCCGACCTTCCCACACTTGCCGGCATCGCCATTCTGGTGGCAACCGGTCTCTACAGTCTGATGCGCGAGCGCAAGCGGCTGCACGCCCCCGGTCCAGCCTCCAAGACGGGACTAAGAGGCAGCTGA
- the gcvA gene encoding transcriptional regulator GcvA encodes MRFNLPQLNGLRVFEAVARHVSFSRAAEELNLTPSALSHQIRTLENQFGQPLFKRMNRSIALTQAGQRLLPGVEQGLLLLNEAVEQLAAPGNDSRLVVSTGPAFAAKWLVPRLHRFVDAYPEIEILVSANMKNIDFLTGDADVGIRFGLGVYDGLEAEPLLDETATPACTPELAARLASPEALAGVLLLHDDSIRHLPDVPGWADWLTEAGAMNVDPSRGLRFNHAEHALDAAAAGAGVVLARQSLAAGDIRIGRLVTPFSLRLPIHPRFHLVGLPATFRRRAAATFRDWVRQEIAETSAAS; translated from the coding sequence ATGAGATTCAATCTTCCCCAACTGAACGGTCTGCGCGTGTTCGAGGCGGTCGCCCGTCATGTCAGCTTCTCGCGCGCAGCAGAGGAGTTGAACCTCACTCCATCCGCTCTCAGCCATCAGATCCGCACACTCGAAAACCAATTCGGCCAGCCCTTGTTCAAACGCATGAACCGGTCGATCGCGCTGACACAAGCGGGGCAACGTCTGCTGCCTGGCGTCGAGCAAGGTCTTCTCCTCCTGAACGAGGCCGTGGAGCAGCTCGCTGCGCCGGGCAACGACAGCCGGCTCGTCGTTTCGACCGGCCCCGCCTTCGCGGCAAAATGGCTCGTGCCTCGCCTGCATCGGTTCGTGGACGCCTATCCCGAAATCGAGATTCTCGTATCCGCCAACATGAAGAACATCGACTTCCTGACCGGCGACGCGGATGTCGGGATCCGGTTCGGCCTGGGGGTCTATGATGGCCTCGAAGCGGAACCCCTACTTGACGAAACCGCAACCCCGGCCTGCACGCCGGAGCTTGCCGCGCGGCTGGCCTCACCGGAAGCGCTTGCTGGCGTTTTACTGCTTCACGACGACAGCATTCGCCACCTCCCCGATGTTCCAGGTTGGGCAGACTGGCTCACGGAGGCGGGGGCGATGAATGTAGATCCCTCCCGGGGGCTGCGTTTCAACCACGCAGAACACGCACTCGACGCGGCGGCGGCAGGCGCCGGCGTGGTGCTCGCACGGCAAAGTCTCGCGGCCGGAGACATTCGCATCGGCCGACTGGTCACGCCTTTTTCCTTGAGATTGCCGATCCACCCGAGATTTCATCTCGTCGGGCTGCCCGCGACCTTCCGGCGGCGCGCGGCGGCAACCTTCAGGGACTGGGTGCGTCAGGAAATCGCGGAGACGTCAGCTGCCTCTTAG